One Methylomonas sp. LL1 DNA window includes the following coding sequences:
- the ftsA gene encoding cell division protein FtsA, protein MAKKTDRNLLVGLDIGTSKVAAIVGEFRGGDEIEVIGIGTAPSKGLKKGIVVNLESTVHSIQRAIEEAELMAGCQIKSVFAGIAGSHIKSLNSHGIVAIKEKEVTQHDIDRVIDSARAVAIPADQKILHILPQEFVIDQQEGIKEPIGMSGIRLEAKVHMVTSSVSAEQNIVKCIRKCGLDVDDIVLEQLASCSAVLTDDEKELGVCLIDIGGGTTDLAIFSEGAIKHTAVIPIAGDQVTNDIAVALRTPTKNAEDIKRKHACALTQLADPQQMIDVPSIGDREPRKISAQNLAEIVEPRYEELMLLVQAELRRSGYEDLIAAGMVITGGSSQVRGLTELAEEIFHMPVRMGTPLHVSGLTDVAQNPIYSTAVGLLIYGKDHHGRALGLNDDGASLWSTIKNWFQGNF, encoded by the coding sequence ATGGCCAAAAAGACAGATCGAAATTTATTAGTGGGGTTGGACATAGGCACGTCTAAGGTGGCTGCTATTGTCGGCGAGTTCCGAGGCGGTGACGAAATCGAAGTCATCGGCATCGGCACCGCACCGTCCAAAGGCTTGAAAAAAGGCATCGTCGTCAATCTGGAATCGACCGTGCATTCAATTCAGCGCGCGATAGAGGAAGCCGAGCTGATGGCCGGTTGCCAGATTAAATCGGTGTTTGCCGGTATCGCCGGCAGCCATATCAAAAGCTTGAATTCGCACGGCATTGTCGCGATCAAGGAAAAGGAAGTCACCCAACACGACATCGACCGAGTGATCGATTCGGCACGGGCGGTCGCGATTCCGGCCGATCAGAAAATTCTGCATATCCTGCCTCAAGAGTTCGTAATCGACCAGCAGGAAGGCATCAAGGAGCCGATCGGCATGTCCGGCATACGGCTGGAAGCCAAGGTTCATATGGTCACCAGCAGCGTCAGCGCCGAGCAAAATATCGTCAAATGCATCCGCAAATGCGGACTGGATGTCGACGACATCGTGCTGGAACAACTAGCCTCTTGCTCCGCCGTCCTGACCGACGACGAAAAAGAGCTAGGGGTTTGCTTGATCGACATTGGCGGCGGCACCACCGACCTGGCGATCTTTTCCGAAGGCGCTATCAAACACACGGCGGTAATCCCGATTGCCGGCGACCAAGTCACCAACGACATCGCCGTGGCCTTGCGCACGCCGACCAAAAATGCCGAGGACATCAAGCGTAAACATGCTTGTGCATTGACGCAATTGGCCGATCCTCAGCAGATGATTGACGTACCCAGTATCGGCGACCGCGAACCGCGCAAAATCTCCGCGCAGAATCTGGCGGAGATAGTCGAGCCGCGCTACGAGGAATTGATGCTGCTGGTGCAGGCTGAGTTAAGACGCAGTGGTTACGAAGATTTGATTGCGGCCGGGATGGTGATTACCGGCGGCAGTTCGCAAGTACGAGGATTGACCGAATTGGCGGAGGAAATTTTCCATATGCCGGTTCGAATGGGGACACCGCTGCATGTGTCCGGATTGACCGATGTAGCGCAAAATCCGATTTATTCGACTGCAGTGGGTTTGCTGATTTATGGCAAGGACCATCATGGCCGAGCATTAGGTTTGAACGACGACGGAGCAAGTCTATGGTCAACAATCAAAAACTGGTTTCAAGGTAATTTTTAA